A window of the Miscanthus floridulus cultivar M001 chromosome 14, ASM1932011v1, whole genome shotgun sequence genome harbors these coding sequences:
- the LOC136505443 gene encoding BTB/POZ domain and ankyrin repeat-containing protein NH5.2-like, whose protein sequence is MSSEDSLKSLSLDYLNLLINGQAFSDVAFSVEGRLVHAHRCVLAARSLFFRKLFCGLDPNHPPPPPTPPATPTGGARTPELVIPVSSIRYEVLVLVLQFLYSGQASVAAPKSGPLPGCGARGCWHTRCGAAVDLALDTLAAARSFGVEQLALLVQKQLESMVKEASVDDVMKVLMASRKFEMQELWATCSHLVARSGLSADLLAKHLPIDVVAKIEEIRAKSPGAVSAGSTTLRSPFLTHHYLPINAASSAADRDHKIRRMRRALDAADIELVKLMVMGEGLDLDDALAVHYAVQHCGRDVVKALLELGAADVNSRAGPTGKTALHLAAEMVSPDMVSVLLDHHADPSARTLDGVTPLDVLRGLTSEFLFKGAVPGLTHIEPNKLRLCLELVQSAVMVTMRDDAGGGGDAGGSDGGGNFPRSDADDSLVSLTMNSTLMYQGQEMAAAAVAGGEARKGNGGGGGRGSPSNLYFPNGGFP, encoded by the exons ATGAGCTCGGAGGACTCGCTCAAGTCGCTGTCCCTCGACTACCTCAACCTGCTCATCAACGGGCAGGCCTTCAGCGACGTGGCCTTCAGCGTGGAGGGCCGGCTGGTGCACGCGCACCGCTGCGTGCTCGCCGCGCGCAGCCTCTTCTTCCGCAAGCTCTTCTGCGGCCTCGACCCCAACCACCCACCTCCTCCGCCGACGCCTCCGGCGACGCCGACCGGCGGCGCCCGAACGCCGGAGCTCGTCATCCCCGTCAGCTCCATCCGGTACGAGGTGCTGGTCCTCGTGCTCCAGTTCCTCTACAGCGGCCAGGCCTCCGTGGCAGCGCCCAAAAGCGGGCCCCTCCCCGGGTGCGGCGCCCGTGGGTGCTGGCACACCCGGTGTGGCGCCGCCGTCGACCTCGCCCTCGACACCCTCGCCGCCGCACGCTCCTTCGGCGTCGAGCAGCTCGCGCTCCTCGTCCAG AagcagctggagagcatggtGAAGGAGGCGTCGGTGGACGACGTGATGAAGGTGCTCATGGCGTCGCGCAAGTTCGAGATGCAGGAGCTCTGGGCCACCTGCTCCCACCTGGTGGCGCGCTCGGGCCTCTCCGCCGACCTCCTCGCCAAGCACCTCCCCATCGACGTGGTGGCCAAGATCGAGGAGATCCGCGCCAAGTCCCCCGGCGCCGTCTCCGCCGGGTCCACCACGCTGCGCTCGCCGTTCCTCACCCACCACTACCTCCCCATCAACGCGGCGTCGTCGGCCGCCGACCGCGACCACAAGATCCGGCGCATGCGTCGCGCGCTCGACGCCGCCGACATCGAGCTCGTCAAGCTCATGGTGATGGGCGAAGGGCTGGACCTCGACGACGCGCTCGCCGTGCACTACGCCGTCCAGCACTGCGGCCGCGACGTCGTCAAGGCGCTGCTGGAGCTCGGCGCCGCCGACGTCAACTCCCGTGCGGGACCCACGGGGAAGACCGCGCTGCACCTGGCCGCCGAGATGGTGTCCCCCGACATGGTGTCCGTGCTCCTGGACCACCACGCCGACCCCAGCGCCCGGACGCTCGACGGCGTCACCCCGCTCGACGTGCTCCGCGGCCTCACCTCCGAGTTCCTCTTCAAGGGCGCCGTGCCGGGGCTCACGCACATCGAGCCCAACAAGCTCAGGCTCTGCCTTGAGCTCGTGCAGTCCGCGGTGATGGTGACCATGCGCGACGACgccggcggcgggggcgacgcagGGGGAAGCGACGGCGGCGGGAACTTCCCGAGGAGCGACGCCGACGACAGCTTGGTGAGCCTGACGATGAACTCCACGCTCATGTACCAGGGGCaggagatggcggcggcggcggtcgccggcggtgaggcgagGAAggggaacggcggcggcggcggccgagggAGCCCGTCCAACTTGTACTTCCCCAATGGCGGTTTCCCATAA